A genome region from Trichosurus vulpecula isolate mTriVul1 chromosome 5, mTriVul1.pri, whole genome shotgun sequence includes the following:
- the LOC118850798 gene encoding olfactory receptor 6C2-like — MRNHTGITLFILRGLTDDPWLKVLISIFLFFTYVLSIVGNLIIITLTLMDAQLKTPMYFFLRNFSFLEVAFTTAYIPRYLYSLSVGDNTITYNACAAQIFFVILLGSTEFFLLATMSYDRYVAICKPLHYTTIMNSKVCNQLLLSSWLAGLMMILPPISLGLQLEFCDSNIIDHFGCDAFPILKIACSDTQVIERMVLIFAVLTLIITFFFVLLSYAHIIRTVLRFPSAQQRKKAFSTCSSHMIVVSITYGSCIFIYIKPSAKEGVALNKVVSVLTTSVAPVMNPLIYALRNKQVIQAFKDSAKKMFFLSKQ; from the coding sequence ATGAGAAATCATACAGGAATAACATTATTTATCCTTCGAGGACTAACAGATGATCCATGGCTAAAGGTTCTGAtttccatatttctcttttttacgTACGTTTTGAGTATAGTTGGGAACCTGATCATCATCACCCTCACCCTGATGGATGCACAACTTAAGACacccatgtattttttcctccgaaacttttcttttttagaagTGGCATTCACAACTGCCTATATTCCTAGATATCTCTACAGCTTATCAGTTGGTGACAATACCATTACTTATAATGCTTGTGCTGCCCAAATATTTTTTGTCATCCTTCTTGGGTCAACAGAATTTTTTCTTCTGGCTACCATGTCCTATGATCGCTATGTGGCCATCTGCAAACCTCTGCACTATACAACTATCATGAACAGTAAAGTCTGTAATCAGCTGCTCCTTAGTTCTTGGCTGGCTGGGTTAATGATGATACTCCCACCAATTAGCTTAGGCCTTCAGCTGGAATTCTGTGACTCCAATATTATTGATCATTTTGGCTGTGATGCATTTCCTATATTAAAGATTGCATGCTCAGACACACAAGTCATAGAGAGGATGGTTTTGATCTTTGCTGTGTTGACACTCATTATCACCTTCTTCTTTGTGCTTCTGTCCTATGCACACATTATCAGGACAGTTCTCAGATTCCCCTCAGCTCAGCAAAGGAAAAAGGCCTTTTCCACTTGTTCTTCCCACATGATTGTCGTCTCCATCACTTATGGCAGCTGCATCTTCATCTATATCAAACCTTCTGCAAAAGAAGGAGTGGCTTTGAATAAGGTGGTATCAGTGCTCACAACTTCAGTTGCTCCTGTTATGAACCCCTTAATTTATGCCCTAAGAAACAAGCAAGTGATACAAGCTTTTAAGGACTCAGCCAAAAAAATGTTCTTCCTCTCAAAGCAATAA
- the LOC118851652 gene encoding olfactory receptor 6C2-like codes for MKNHTEITLFILRGLTDDPELQVLLFIFLFLTYMLSVTGNLTIITLTLLDPHLKIPMYFFLRNFSFLELSFTTVCIPRFLYNMSTRDYTVTYNECFTQLFFGILFGASEFFLLAAMSYDRYVAICKPLHYATIINNRSCNQLLLGCWLSGLVIILPPLGVALELEFCDSNIIDHFVCDAAPLLEITCSDTQFLERMILACAVLTLIITLVLVVLSYACIVRTILRFPSAEQRKKAFSTCSSHMIVVSMTYGTSIFIYIKPSAKEGVAMNKVVTLLATSVAPVMNPFIYTLRNKQVIQAFRDTFKRILLISKL; via the coding sequence ATGAAAAACCATACAGAGATAACGTTATTCATTCTTCGGGGATTAACAGATGACCCAGAGCTGCAAGTTCTgctttttatctttctgtttctgaCCTACATGCTGAGTGTAACTGGCAACTTGACCATCATCACCCTCACTTTGCTGGATCCTCACCTTAAAATccccatgtattttttccttagGAACTTTTCCTTCTTAGAATTGTCATTCACAACTGTCTGCATTCCCAGATTTTTGTACAATATGTCAACCAGGGACTATACTGTGACCTATAATGAATGTTTCACTCAATTATTTTTTGGTATCCTCTTTggggcctcagaatttttcctcttggctgccatgtcctATGACCGTTATGTAGCTATCTGCAAACCACTACACTATGCAACCATCATAAACAACAGATCCTGTAACCAACTTCTTTTGGGTTGTTGGCTGTCTGGGCTAGTGATCATACTTCCACCACTTGGTGTGGCTCTTGAACTAGAATTCTGTGACTCCAATATTATTGACCATTTTGTCTGTGATGCAGCACCACTGCTAGAAATTACTTGCTCTGATACACAGTTCCTAGAAAGAATGATTTTAGCATGTGCTGTGTTAACACTCATTATCACCTTAGTGTTAGTGGTTCTATCTTATGCCTGTATTGTCAGGACTATTCTGAGATTCCCCTCAGCAGAGCAAAGGAAAAAAGCTTTTTCCACATGTTCCTCTCACATGATTGTTGTCTCCATGACTTATGGAACCTCCATCTTCATCTATATCAAACCTTCTGCAAAAGAAGGAGTGGCTATGAATAAGGTGGTAACACTGCTTGCAACCTCAGTGGCACCAGTAATGAACCCCTTTATTTACACCCTGAGAAATAAACAAGTGATACAAGCTTTTAGGGACACCTTCAAAAGGATTCTATTGATTTCAAAGCTATGA